The Psychrobacter sp. LV10R520-6 genome includes a region encoding these proteins:
- the tyrS gene encoding tyrosine--tRNA ligase, whose amino-acid sequence MTEQSYTLEEQLALIQRGTQEILSEEDLVAKLKLNRPLRIKAGFDPTAPDLHLGHTVLINKLKHFQDLGHEIYFLIGDYTAKIGDPSGKNNTRPPLTVEQIKANAETYAEQVFKILDKEKTRVVFNSDWFNDMSAADMIQLASQQTVSRMLERDDFSKRYAAQTPISIHEFLYPLVQGYDSIALKADVELGGTDQTFNLLMGRTLQGRYGQEPQVCITVPILEGLDGVNKMSKSLNNYVAIYDAPGTMYQKILSMPDTLIRRYFEFLSFKPMDEVEGLMSEMESGRNPQEIKRLLAEELIERFHDADAAVNAHKSAGNVLADGELPVDLPEVTLDLEGQDALFITQILNQAKLAKNSSAAKDMIKRGAVKVDGEVVDGGFSLTSGQTVVIQAGKKAYAKVTVG is encoded by the coding sequence ATGACTGAACAATCATATACCCTAGAAGAACAGCTGGCCCTTATTCAACGCGGTACCCAAGAAATCCTATCTGAAGAGGATTTAGTCGCTAAGCTTAAGCTCAACCGTCCGCTACGTATCAAGGCTGGCTTTGACCCGACCGCGCCTGACCTACATTTAGGTCATACAGTATTGATTAATAAGCTCAAGCACTTTCAAGATTTAGGCCATGAGATTTATTTCCTAATTGGCGACTATACGGCCAAAATCGGTGATCCTTCTGGCAAAAATAATACCCGTCCGCCATTGACCGTTGAGCAAATTAAAGCCAATGCTGAAACTTATGCTGAGCAAGTATTTAAGATTTTGGATAAAGAAAAAACTCGTGTGGTCTTTAACTCTGATTGGTTTAACGACATGTCAGCGGCAGATATGATTCAGCTTGCTAGCCAGCAAACGGTTTCGCGTATGTTAGAGCGCGACGACTTCTCCAAACGCTATGCGGCACAAACGCCCATCTCAATCCACGAGTTCCTCTACCCATTGGTTCAAGGCTACGATTCTATTGCGCTTAAAGCGGATGTCGAGCTTGGCGGTACCGATCAGACTTTCAACTTATTGATGGGACGTACCTTGCAAGGTCGCTATGGTCAAGAACCGCAAGTTTGTATCACCGTACCGATTTTAGAAGGCTTAGACGGCGTTAATAAAATGTCCAAATCTTTGAACAACTACGTCGCCATCTATGATGCGCCGGGTACGATGTATCAAAAAATCCTATCTATGCCAGATACGTTAATTCGCCGCTATTTTGAGTTTTTAAGCTTTAAGCCAATGGATGAGGTTGAAGGCTTAATGAGTGAGATGGAAAGTGGCCGCAATCCACAAGAAATCAAACGTCTCTTAGCGGAAGAATTGATTGAACGCTTTCACGATGCCGATGCCGCAGTCAATGCCCATAAGTCAGCCGGTAACGTCTTAGCCGATGGTGAATTACCCGTAGATTTACCAGAAGTAACGCTGGACTTAGAAGGTCAAGACGCGCTGTTTATCACGCAGATACTAAACCAAGCAAAACTTGCCAAAAATAGCTCAGCCGCTAAAGATATGATAAAACGTGGTGCGGTAAAAGTAGATGGCGAAGTGGTTGATGGCGGCTTTAGCTTAACCTCTGGGCAAACGGTGGTTATTCAAGCCGGTAAAAAGGCGTATGCGAAAGTGACGGTGGGTTAG
- the pdxH gene encoding pyridoxamine 5'-phosphate oxidase, with product MDFTDQRLSYEKGVLDQQSIPASPFELLKGWISDATEQQVQEPYAMSLATCGADNKPSVRIVLMREITETGVVFYTNYESAKGQDIAENPNAEVLFFWHELERQIRISGSIAKIDADKSAMYFQKRPHDSQVGAWVSQPQSGEVANREVMEQTFDQLQADYPENTQVPTPEFWGGYEITINEIEFWQGRANRMHDRIVYTRSTDSDDAGNNVASWNTKRLLP from the coding sequence ATGGATTTTACCGATCAACGCCTATCGTACGAAAAAGGTGTTCTTGACCAGCAGTCAATTCCTGCATCACCGTTTGAGCTATTAAAAGGTTGGATTAGCGATGCGACCGAGCAACAAGTACAAGAGCCTTATGCGATGAGTCTTGCTACTTGTGGTGCAGATAATAAACCCAGTGTGCGTATTGTATTAATGCGTGAGATTACTGAGACTGGCGTTGTGTTTTATACCAACTATGAAAGTGCTAAAGGTCAAGATATCGCTGAGAACCCCAATGCAGAAGTGCTGTTCTTTTGGCATGAGCTTGAGCGTCAAATCCGTATTAGCGGTAGCATTGCAAAAATAGATGCCGACAAATCAGCTATGTACTTTCAAAAGCGTCCACACGATAGCCAAGTAGGCGCCTGGGTTAGCCAACCGCAAAGTGGCGAAGTTGCTAACCGAGAAGTCATGGAACAGACTTTTGACCAGCTACAAGCCGATTATCCAGAAAATACTCAAGTGCCAACGCCCGAATTTTGGGGTGGATATGAGATTACGATCAATGAGATTGAATTTTGGCAAGGTCGTGCCAATCGGATGCATGACCGCATTGTTTATACGCGGAGTACTGATAGTGACGATGCTGGAAATAATGTAGCAAGCTGGAATACCAAGCGTTTGTTGCCGTAA
- a CDS encoding glutathione S-transferase family protein — protein sequence MVRLHHLNQSRSLRILWLLEELGEPYEIISHQRDAKTHLAPDSLKAVHALGKSPVIEMDGQIYSESGAITELLIERFASDRLRPAPDSADYGYYLQWIDFAESSLMLPLMLELFTKKAGIDDNEFLNGYIDKEKTRLFKYLDAAVEGKSFIVGNQLSGADFMLSFDLIILAQRQKLEAYPHIKQYADKLAGLDSYQRAMRLEAEHDESK from the coding sequence ATGGTTCGCTTGCATCATCTTAACCAGTCACGCTCGCTACGCATTTTATGGCTTTTAGAAGAGCTGGGCGAGCCGTACGAAATTATTAGTCATCAGCGAGATGCTAAGACCCATCTAGCACCTGATAGCCTAAAAGCTGTGCATGCCCTTGGGAAGTCACCGGTCATCGAAATGGATGGTCAGATATACTCAGAGTCAGGTGCCATTACTGAGCTATTGATTGAACGCTTTGCGTCAGATCGCCTGCGTCCTGCTCCTGATAGTGCAGACTATGGGTATTATCTGCAGTGGATTGACTTTGCCGAGAGCTCGCTAATGTTGCCATTGATGCTTGAATTGTTTACCAAAAAGGCAGGCATTGATGATAATGAGTTTTTGAATGGTTATATTGATAAAGAAAAGACCAGATTGTTTAAGTATTTAGATGCAGCGGTCGAGGGTAAGTCTTTCATCGTGGGCAACCAACTTAGCGGTGCTGACTTTATGCTGTCATTTGACTTGATCATTCTTGCTCAGCGTCAAAAACTAGAGGCATATCCGCATATTAAACAATACGCGGACAAGCTGGCCGGCCTTGACAGCTATCAGCGTGCGATGCGCCTTGAAGCTGAGCATGACGAGTCAAAATAA
- a CDS encoding type 1 glutamine amidotransferase domain-containing protein, protein MNILMVLTSHDRLGDTGKKTGFWLEEFAAPYYAFIDAGVNVTIASPAGGQPPLDPSSDTPDAQTKDTKRFKEDSDAQEHLANTKKLADMKAEDFDSVFYPGGHGPLWDLAVDKNSINLIETFVKQDKPVAFVCHSPAALKNVKVDGEYLVKDKKVTGFTNSEEEAVGLADVVPFLLEDALKANGGNYEKGADWESFVVEDGLLITGQNPASSEEAAKRLLTKLKG, encoded by the coding sequence ATGAATATTTTAATGGTACTGACCTCACACGATCGTCTGGGTGATACTGGTAAAAAAACAGGCTTTTGGCTAGAAGAATTTGCGGCACCTTACTATGCTTTTATTGATGCTGGCGTTAACGTTACTATCGCTTCTCCTGCTGGCGGTCAACCACCACTTGACCCTAGTAGCGACACACCAGATGCGCAAACAAAAGATACCAAACGTTTTAAAGAGGACTCCGATGCTCAAGAGCATCTTGCTAATACTAAGAAACTCGCTGATATGAAAGCTGAAGATTTTGATTCAGTATTTTATCCTGGTGGTCACGGCCCATTATGGGATTTGGCAGTGGATAAGAACTCTATTAATCTGATTGAGACTTTCGTTAAGCAAGACAAGCCTGTTGCTTTTGTTTGTCATTCTCCAGCAGCACTCAAAAACGTCAAAGTCGATGGTGAATACTTAGTTAAAGATAAAAAAGTCACTGGCTTTACCAATTCAGAAGAAGAAGCAGTTGGCCTTGCAGACGTCGTACCTTTCTTATTAGAAGATGCTCTTAAAGCCAATGGCGGCAACTATGAAAAAGGCGCTGATTGGGAGTCGTTTGTGGTAGAAGATGGCTTGTTAATCACAGGGCAAAACCCAGCGTCATCAGAAGAAGCTGCCAAACGCTTACTGACTAAGCTCAAAGGTTAA
- a CDS encoding aldehyde dehydrogenase family protein, producing the protein MSANNTNLENDSAYSDFHLQYIAGEWQKGKDDSVNTNTNPYNGDTLVEIQQATEGQLDEAYRAASEAQKEWAKQTPATRAGVLYKVVSIFDQRQDEIVDWLVKESGSTRIKAMVEFSSARAITLESATFPNRVHGEIRPSNTPGKENFIYREPMGVIAVISPWNFPLHLTQRSIAPALALGNAVVLKPASDTPITGGLLLAKIFEEAGLPKGLLNVVVGAGSEIGDALVTHDIPSLVSFTGSTSVGKHIGELANGGDYIKQVALELGGNSPFVVLKDANIEQAVKAAAFGKFLHQGQICIAINRIIVEDEIYDDFVERFLAHVKTLNVGDPNKKDTAVGPIINEKQVKSLKDKIDKSQQEGAKMILSGEIKGQVVPPHIFTEVTREMDLSCNEVFGPLVGIIRAKDEEDALSIANDSMYGLSSAVFTEDMAKGLRFARGIKAGMTHINDISVNDDSNAPFGGEKNSGIGRFNGEWILEEFTTLHWISVQHTPRDYPF; encoded by the coding sequence ATGTCAGCCAATAATACTAACCTTGAGAATGACAGCGCCTATAGTGACTTCCATCTGCAATACATCGCAGGTGAGTGGCAAAAAGGTAAAGACGATAGTGTCAACACCAATACCAATCCCTATAACGGCGATACGCTTGTAGAAATTCAACAAGCGACAGAAGGGCAGCTCGATGAGGCCTATCGAGCCGCCAGTGAGGCACAAAAAGAATGGGCCAAGCAAACCCCAGCGACGCGTGCAGGTGTGCTATACAAAGTGGTCAGTATCTTCGATCAACGCCAAGATGAGATTGTCGATTGGCTAGTCAAAGAGTCGGGCAGTACCCGTATTAAAGCCATGGTAGAGTTTAGTAGTGCGCGAGCAATTACTCTTGAGTCAGCGACTTTCCCCAACCGTGTGCACGGCGAAATTCGCCCTTCTAATACCCCGGGTAAAGAAAACTTCATCTACCGTGAGCCGATGGGTGTGATTGCAGTTATCAGCCCATGGAACTTTCCGCTTCATCTAACTCAACGCTCTATTGCTCCAGCTTTAGCGCTTGGTAACGCAGTCGTGCTCAAGCCCGCTAGTGATACACCGATTACCGGTGGTTTGTTGCTTGCAAAAATATTCGAAGAAGCCGGTTTGCCAAAAGGACTGCTGAATGTGGTGGTTGGTGCTGGTAGTGAGATAGGGGACGCGCTTGTCACTCACGATATTCCTAGTTTGGTATCGTTTACCGGATCGACTTCGGTAGGTAAACATATCGGTGAGCTGGCCAATGGTGGTGATTATATCAAGCAAGTGGCGCTAGAATTGGGCGGTAACAGTCCATTTGTGGTATTAAAAGATGCCAATATTGAGCAAGCGGTAAAAGCGGCTGCCTTTGGTAAATTCCTACACCAAGGTCAGATTTGTATTGCTATCAATCGCATTATTGTCGAAGATGAAATTTACGATGACTTTGTAGAGCGTTTCCTTGCTCACGTTAAGACCTTGAACGTAGGCGACCCTAATAAAAAGGACACAGCAGTTGGTCCCATCATTAATGAAAAACAAGTCAAATCGCTAAAAGATAAAATTGATAAATCTCAGCAAGAAGGCGCAAAAATGATTTTAAGCGGTGAAATTAAAGGTCAAGTGGTCCCGCCGCATATCTTTACTGAGGTGACGCGCGAGATGGACTTGTCATGTAATGAAGTCTTTGGCCCGTTGGTTGGCATTATCCGTGCCAAAGATGAAGAAGATGCATTATCGATTGCTAATGACTCTATGTATGGGCTATCTAGTGCGGTATTTACCGAAGATATGGCAAAAGGCCTACGCTTTGCGCGCGGTATTAAAGCCGGCATGACCCATATTAATGATATTTCAGTAAATGATGACAGCAATGCACCGTTCGGCGGTGAAAAGAATTCGGGTATTGGTCGCTTTAATGGTGAGTGGATACTTGAAGAGTTTACAACTTTGCATTGGATTTCGGTTCAGCATACCCCACGTGACTATCCGTTTTAG
- a CDS encoding iron-containing alcohol dehydrogenase, which translates to MNNFQYYNPVRIVFGEDQIKQLSDLVPTDARVLITYGGGSAQRTGTLDEVKDALSANGNREVFEFGGIEPNPEFVTLLKAADMVNEHNIDFLLAVGGGSVIDGSKFVALVASLTEEDGTVSREQAWDALTSYCKNIDSAVDLGAVLTIPATGSEMNSGGVVNYSERQAKLPFGSSLAFPKFSILDPTKTLTLPERQVMNGVADAFVHVMEQYLTYPVNAKVQDAFAESLLKILIEEGLVVKNDPENMETRKNIMWTATMALNGLIGSGVPQDWTTHMIGHELTSLHAIDHARTLTIVLPSVMRELKDSKKDKLLQYARNVWNITDTDQDDDAIIETAIAYTENFFRELGLPVSLDDVELDASAIDPIIKQLDAHKMVKLGEHGTNDLEVSRRILQRAVSSKAS; encoded by the coding sequence ATGAACAACTTTCAATATTACAATCCAGTACGCATCGTTTTCGGTGAAGACCAAATCAAACAGTTATCAGATCTAGTGCCTACTGACGCTCGCGTTCTTATCACTTATGGTGGTGGTTCAGCGCAGCGCACTGGTACTCTAGATGAAGTAAAAGATGCGCTATCAGCGAATGGTAATCGTGAAGTATTTGAGTTTGGTGGCATTGAACCCAATCCAGAATTTGTCACCTTATTAAAAGCTGCTGACATGGTTAACGAACATAACATCGATTTTCTATTGGCGGTCGGTGGCGGTTCAGTCATTGATGGCAGCAAGTTTGTGGCGCTAGTGGCATCACTCACTGAAGAAGACGGTACTGTGTCACGTGAACAAGCTTGGGATGCCCTAACAAGCTACTGTAAGAATATAGACTCTGCCGTTGATTTAGGTGCAGTCTTGACTATTCCAGCAACAGGTTCAGAAATGAACTCAGGCGGCGTTGTTAATTATAGTGAACGTCAAGCGAAACTACCGTTCGGCAGCTCACTCGCCTTCCCTAAATTCTCAATCTTAGATCCTACTAAGACTTTAACCTTGCCCGAGCGTCAAGTAATGAACGGTGTTGCCGATGCCTTTGTCCATGTGATGGAACAATACTTAACCTATCCAGTTAATGCTAAAGTCCAAGACGCATTTGCTGAGAGCTTACTAAAGATTCTTATTGAAGAAGGTTTAGTCGTTAAAAATGATCCAGAAAACATGGAAACGCGTAAAAACATTATGTGGACCGCAACCATGGCACTGAACGGTTTGATTGGTTCTGGTGTACCACAAGATTGGACGACGCATATGATTGGTCATGAATTGACGTCATTGCACGCTATCGATCATGCACGTACGTTAACGATTGTGTTGCCATCAGTGATGCGTGAGCTTAAAGACAGCAAAAAAGACAAGCTGCTTCAATATGCACGTAATGTATGGAACATTACTGATACCGATCAAGACGACGATGCCATCATCGAGACCGCTATTGCTTATACCGAAAACTTCTTCCGTGAGCTTGGCCTACCTGTCAGCCTAGACGATGTTGAACTAGACGCCTCTGCCATTGACCCGATCATCAAACAGCTTGACGCCCATAAAATGGTCAAATTGGGTGAACACGGTACTAACGATTTAGAGGTATCACGTCGTATCCTACAACGTGCGGTCAGCAGCAAAGCGTCTTAA
- a CDS encoding TetR/AcrR family transcriptional regulator has protein sequence MSDTISATPVTSSTIDTRAHLLATGYQLIAKKGFTAVGLKQILDTAGVPKGSFYHYFASKEAFGEAIINHYFTLYKTRLDTIDAQDVSAQQKLYNYFQNWYDTQHNGCDHEKCLVVKLSAEVADMSEPMRKVLDAGYKQTTLWLAEQIKAGWADNSVPRHDNISAESMAKRWYFAWLGASLIAKISQTNTPLAEVWQMTIIEMGR, from the coding sequence ATGTCCGATACCATAAGCGCTACACCGGTAACTAGTTCCACAATAGATACTAGAGCCCATCTACTCGCGACTGGCTATCAGCTGATTGCCAAAAAAGGCTTTACCGCTGTGGGTCTTAAGCAAATATTAGACACAGCAGGCGTTCCGAAAGGCTCTTTTTACCATTACTTTGCCTCTAAAGAAGCCTTTGGTGAAGCCATTATCAACCATTACTTCACTCTATATAAGACACGCCTAGATACTATCGACGCACAAGACGTCAGTGCGCAGCAAAAGCTGTATAACTACTTCCAAAACTGGTATGACACCCAGCATAACGGCTGTGATCACGAAAAGTGCCTAGTCGTCAAACTCAGTGCTGAGGTGGCAGATATGTCAGAGCCCATGCGTAAAGTGCTTGATGCAGGCTACAAACAAACAACCCTGTGGCTCGCTGAACAGATCAAAGCGGGCTGGGCAGATAACTCCGTACCGCGTCATGACAATATCTCAGCTGAGAGTATGGCCAAACGTTGGTATTTTGCCTGGCTTGGTGCCAGCTTGATTGCCAAGATTAGCCAGACCAATACTCCGTTAGCAGAAGTATGGCAGATGACCATTATTGAAATGGGTCGTTAG
- a CDS encoding NADP-dependent oxidoreductase, translated as MSFDNNFNEQQNQQQNRQIKLASRPHGAPTNDNFELAAGDIPTPNDQQMLLRTVYLSLDPYMRGRMSDAKSYTDPLQVGDVMTGGVVAQVVESNVSNFAVGDLVVANSGWQDYSVSDGEGVLKLDKDMAHPSYGLGVLGMPGFTGYMGLTDIGKPQKGETLVVAAATGPVGATVGQVGKQLGVRAVGVAGGAEKCAFAVNELGFDACIDHHADDFAQQLKDACPDGIDIYYENVGGKVFDAVLPLLNAHARIPVCGLVSQYNATELPDGKDRLGLLMGHVLSQRLTIKGFIIFEEYGDHYPEFLKTMSGWVESGKIKTKEYQADGLTQAPQAFFDMLEGNNFGKTVVKVADVK; from the coding sequence ATGAGCTTCGATAACAATTTTAATGAGCAGCAAAATCAACAACAAAATCGTCAAATCAAACTTGCCAGTCGCCCTCATGGTGCGCCAACGAACGACAACTTTGAGCTGGCTGCTGGTGACATTCCAACGCCAAATGACCAGCAAATGCTGCTACGTACTGTGTATTTATCACTTGACCCCTACATGCGCGGACGTATGAGTGATGCAAAGAGCTATACCGATCCATTGCAAGTTGGTGACGTCATGACTGGCGGCGTAGTGGCGCAAGTGGTCGAATCTAACGTTAGTAACTTTGCAGTAGGCGACTTAGTCGTAGCCAATTCTGGCTGGCAGGACTATAGCGTCAGTGATGGCGAAGGCGTGTTAAAGCTTGATAAAGACATGGCACACCCCTCTTACGGTCTTGGTGTCCTTGGTATGCCGGGCTTTACCGGTTATATGGGCTTAACTGATATCGGTAAACCACAAAAAGGTGAGACCTTAGTGGTTGCAGCAGCAACGGGTCCGGTCGGCGCAACCGTCGGACAAGTTGGTAAGCAGTTAGGCGTGCGAGCAGTTGGCGTGGCAGGTGGTGCTGAGAAATGCGCCTTTGCCGTCAATGAATTGGGCTTTGATGCCTGTATTGATCACCATGCCGATGACTTTGCCCAGCAGCTAAAAGACGCTTGCCCAGACGGTATCGACATCTACTATGAAAACGTCGGTGGTAAAGTATTTGATGCCGTATTGCCGCTTCTAAATGCCCATGCTCGTATCCCAGTGTGCGGCTTAGTGTCACAGTATAACGCTACCGAATTGCCTGATGGCAAAGACCGCTTGGGTCTACTTATGGGACACGTGCTAAGTCAACGCCTGACCATCAAAGGCTTCATTATCTTTGAAGAATATGGCGATCATTACCCTGAGTTTTTAAAAACCATGAGCGGCTGGGTCGAATCCGGCAAAATTAAAACTAAAGAATACCAAGCTGACGGCTTAACACAAGCGCCGCAAGCGTTCTTTGACATGCTAGAAGGTAATAACTTCGGCAAAACTGTCGTCAAAGTTGCTGACGTTAAATAA
- a CDS encoding DASH family cryptochrome: MSNPPLENPSDSLLAKKVALVLFHNDLRVDDNATLVKAAEIAGGNNRRLMLVYAPFLMDVVEKKTKSQAYHYDNMGHARLQFLAETLADLNESLEQLGNRLLHLQERLPLALDTFAQLCQLIEQQYVTDICVSQTADYNQNQAYDILQRKYPQVRWHMQSTATLFDSLPLDGLPKSFTQFRKKIESDYDLLNAENDIILCQKPKSLPPMPESMISKSGYFFASQNFNERTVAVTDASVGTTYPSPHKFKGGESSGLNHLDTYFDSSSPSTYKTTRNTLDNWADSTKFSAWLANGSLSVNTLLNRLRHYERDTIANESTYWIWFELLWREYFYWYAVTHCQKLFTFQGIAPQSPSTRFDKKLLEQWKNGETPYPIVNACINQLKSTGYMSNRGRQLTASCFIHELGLDWRYGATYFEQHLIDYDVASNWGNWQYLAGVGADPRGCRQFNLKKQTQQYDPNGDFINKWQGKVG; the protein is encoded by the coding sequence ATGTCAAATCCGCCATTAGAGAACCCGTCAGATAGCTTGTTGGCAAAAAAGGTTGCATTGGTCTTATTCCACAATGATTTACGGGTAGACGATAATGCGACGTTGGTGAAAGCTGCTGAAATAGCAGGTGGCAATAATAGGCGGTTAATGCTCGTTTATGCGCCATTTTTGATGGATGTTGTCGAAAAAAAAACCAAGAGCCAAGCTTATCATTACGACAATATGGGTCATGCCCGCCTGCAGTTTTTAGCCGAGACCTTGGCTGACTTAAATGAGTCACTAGAGCAGCTTGGTAATAGATTGCTACACTTACAGGAACGTTTGCCATTGGCATTAGACACCTTTGCACAGCTGTGCCAGCTTATCGAGCAACAATACGTCACTGATATATGTGTGAGTCAAACGGCAGATTACAACCAAAACCAAGCTTATGATATTTTGCAACGTAAGTACCCACAGGTACGCTGGCATATGCAATCAACGGCCACCTTATTTGACTCACTGCCGCTGGATGGTTTGCCCAAAAGTTTTACTCAATTTCGTAAAAAAATTGAATCGGATTATGATTTATTAAATGCAGAAAATGACATTATACTTTGTCAAAAACCAAAATCGCTCCCGCCAATGCCTGAAAGCATGATAAGTAAGAGCGGTTACTTTTTTGCAAGCCAAAATTTTAACGAACGAACCGTTGCAGTTACTGACGCCAGCGTTGGCACAACATACCCGTCACCCCATAAGTTCAAAGGCGGCGAATCAAGCGGTCTGAACCATTTGGATACCTATTTTGATTCCAGCTCCCCCAGTACTTACAAAACTACGCGTAATACGCTGGATAACTGGGCGGATTCCACAAAGTTTTCCGCTTGGCTGGCGAATGGCTCGTTGTCTGTAAACACGTTATTGAATCGTTTGCGTCATTATGAGCGCGATACCATCGCTAATGAGTCAACCTACTGGATATGGTTTGAGCTGCTTTGGCGTGAGTATTTTTATTGGTATGCGGTTACCCATTGTCAGAAGCTTTTTACTTTTCAAGGGATTGCCCCACAGTCGCCATCGACCCGTTTTGATAAAAAGCTGTTAGAGCAATGGAAAAATGGAGAAACGCCCTATCCAATCGTCAATGCCTGTATTAATCAGCTAAAAAGTACGGGGTATATGTCGAACCGCGGCAGACAATTAACCGCTAGCTGCTTTATTCATGAGCTGGGTCTGGACTGGCGTTATGGCGCGACCTATTTTGAGCAGCATCTTATCGATTATGATGTTGCCAGCAACTGGGGAAATTGGCAGTATTTAGCAGGAGTTGGCGCTGATCCTAGAGGGTGCAGGCAATTTAATCTCAAAAAACAAACCCAGCAATACGACCCAAATGGTGACTTTATTAACAAATGGCAAGGTAAAGTAGGGTAA
- a CDS encoding DUF3429 domain-containing protein, with protein sequence MKKPSPYLTFAGAIPFVVCAFLITVGVDAIPILGKTAHILSIYGLVIASFMAGAHWGNHLSLADDDTWAFKLPVFSNIIALGLWLGFLTLSTFGFIWLLIIGFVSLLVIDYGLHQAQIIRHDYFKVRQYVTAMVVISLIIAGVQL encoded by the coding sequence ATGAAAAAGCCAAGCCCTTATTTAACCTTTGCGGGTGCTATTCCATTCGTAGTCTGCGCTTTTTTGATTACTGTCGGTGTTGATGCTATCCCAATTTTGGGAAAGACTGCACATATTCTATCTATTTATGGGTTGGTGATTGCCTCATTTATGGCAGGCGCACATTGGGGTAATCATCTTAGCTTGGCTGATGACGATACATGGGCGTTCAAGCTACCTGTGTTTAGTAATATCATCGCGCTTGGCTTGTGGTTAGGGTTTTTGACACTATCAACCTTTGGTTTTATTTGGCTGCTTATTATTGGGTTTGTTAGCCTGTTGGTTATTGATTACGGTCTTCATCAAGCACAGATTATTCGTCATGACTATTTCAAAGTCAGACAATACGTCACTGCAATGGTAGTCATATCCTTAATTATTGCAGGTGTCCAGCTATAA